Proteins found in one Candidatus Omnitrophota bacterium genomic segment:
- a CDS encoding helix-turn-helix domain-containing protein, translated as MLIMQKEIMNVSELAEYIGVSGSKIYKLIRDKKIPASKIGRQYKFSKQVIDSWLKEHIITSSLNGPLFQPKKNIVKGGEKNGEEKSSEEKSREEESGEEKSR; from the coding sequence ATGTTGATTATGCAAAAAGAAATAATGAATGTTTCCGAGTTGGCAGAGTATATAGGCGTCAGCGGATCAAAGATATACAAGCTGATCAGGGACAAAAAAATACCTGCGTCCAAAATAGGCAGGCAGTATAAATTTTCTAAACAGGTAATCGATTCATGGCTGAAAGAACACATTATTACATCTTCTTTGAACGGACCCCTTTTTCAGCCTAAAAAAAATATCGTAAAAGGGGGTGAGAAAAATGGTGAAGAAAAAAGCAGCGAAGAAAAAAGTCGTGAAGAAGAAAGTGGCGAAGAAAAAAGTCGCTAA
- a CDS encoding histone protein, with translation MVKKKAAKKKVVKKKVAKKKVAKKVVKKKVAKKVVKKKVAKKKKK, from the coding sequence ATGGTGAAGAAAAAAGCAGCGAAGAAAAAAGTCGTGAAGAAGAAAGTGGCGAAGAAAAAAGTCGCTAAGAAAGTCGTGAAAAAGAAAGTCGCGAAAAAAGTCGTGAAAAAGAAAGTCGCGAAAAAGAAAAAGAAGTAA